A window of Candidatus Saccharimonadales bacterium contains these coding sequences:
- a CDS encoding PEGA domain-containing protein yields the protein MPTFRPTLRVNLESKRVQMAVRFFTYGLMTAVTVVLSAIVLLLALGYRFNRDTLTFVRDGLVQLSTAPVNANYVFNGGKLHMGSAPARLTLNSGLYHIQLSYPGYRPWSKDLTVIAGHVHWITYPRLIPISLHPSQLKKFDQLSFAEVSPNGQWLLLYFDQGPNNKNQIELVDLSNPKKLVYSTLTLPAQTLTQQSGPVPGDLSFLEWSLDSQHVLLKYTAGTTADFLSLDITDPSAVVNLTQLFQLPIAEVHYSGSDPNTIYALTSDNVLRSLNVSSDEVTGALLDGIRQFQVYGSDEIVYDRTFSANGSAGSQPVQQTGLLIGGTKTIVETLPATHNVFVDYNEFDNHSYFVVSDATTHTVTVWQDPQNPATTQPFLTINDIAPQYVDFDAAGRFLLLQQGGHLIVYDFYESQKFDYNLPFSLPAAQDVYWIDDFHLAAAIDGQLEMWEFDGTNYEEMIPSSSSLYEESILDNGNDMLYSFSTPSKSKPGNIGFYQTNLKLH from the coding sequence ATGCCTACATTCAGACCCACGCTCAGGGTCAATCTTGAATCGAAGCGCGTTCAGATGGCTGTTCGCTTCTTCACCTATGGTCTGATGACGGCCGTAACGGTTGTCTTAAGTGCCATCGTTCTTCTGCTGGCGCTTGGTTACCGCTTCAATCGCGATACGTTGACGTTCGTAAGAGACGGGCTGGTCCAGCTCTCGACAGCACCCGTTAATGCCAACTATGTCTTCAATGGCGGTAAGTTGCATATGGGATCGGCACCGGCTCGACTAACCCTTAATTCAGGGCTCTACCATATACAGCTTAGCTATCCTGGCTATAGACCGTGGTCAAAGGACCTGACCGTTATCGCCGGCCATGTCCATTGGATAACGTACCCCCGTCTCATACCGATCAGCCTTCACCCATCCCAACTCAAGAAATTTGATCAACTCTCATTTGCCGAGGTTTCGCCAAACGGACAGTGGCTGCTGCTCTACTTCGACCAGGGACCCAATAATAAGAATCAGATTGAGCTAGTTGATCTGAGCAATCCGAAGAAGCTGGTCTACTCTACCCTCACGCTGCCTGCCCAGACGCTGACACAACAGTCGGGACCAGTGCCCGGAGATCTGTCGTTCCTCGAATGGTCACTCGACTCTCAGCATGTCCTTTTGAAATACACTGCAGGTACTACGGCGGACTTTCTCTCGCTCGACATCACTGATCCTTCGGCTGTCGTCAACCTGACGCAGCTCTTCCAGTTGCCGATTGCAGAGGTGCACTATAGCGGAAGCGACCCGAACACGATCTATGCCTTAACGTCAGACAATGTCCTGAGGAGCCTGAATGTCTCATCAGATGAGGTAACCGGTGCCCTGCTTGACGGTATCCGGCAGTTTCAGGTCTACGGCAGTGACGAGATTGTCTACGATCGGACCTTTTCGGCCAACGGTTCAGCTGGCTCGCAGCCTGTCCAACAGACGGGACTGCTAATCGGCGGCACGAAGACGATTGTCGAGACCCTCCCGGCTACCCATAATGTCTTCGTCGACTACAACGAATTTGATAATCACAGCTATTTCGTTGTCTCGGATGCCACCACCCATACGGTGACTGTCTGGCAGGACCCGCAGAACCCTGCTACCACTCAGCCTTTCCTGACAATCAACGATATCGCTCCGCAGTACGTTGACTTTGATGCAGCTGGTCGGTTCCTGTTGCTCCAGCAAGGTGGCCACCTTATCGTCTATGACTTCTATGAGAGCCAAAAGTTTGATTACAACCTGCCATTCTCGCTACCGGCAGCTCAAGACGTCTACTGGATCGACGACTTCCACCTGGCCGCAGCTATCGACGGTCAGCTAGAGATGTGGGAGTTTGATGGCACGAACTACGAAGAGATGATTCCTTCTTCCTCAAGTCTCTACGAAGAGTCGATACTCGATAACGGCAACGACATGCTCTATAGCTTCTCTACCCCATCAAAGAGCAAGCCTGGGAACATCGGTTTCTACCAGACGAACCTGAAATTACATTAG
- a CDS encoding sortase — translation MDRPLHIPPRDTPHPQPHQDEATDLIRKQIAQIYDESDQKSGATPVQPQVQPSAQTIPPTYQQTYREEPPQPPQPDWQTYHNAWQSYYQQYYQRYYLHQLHAQKQQEVGQASPAKETPIHQPTETVTGKAEQEEEDLKKIKSRLRKDVEERAKKVRRSPHFKPLVSGLVVGLLFLLVQFNSVIAAEFEYYVSPGTKTDQGGSIIIDPTTAADIGPNPEIIIPKIGVDVPVVYGITSYDNTDIENGLENGVVHYGTTTYPGQIGNDVIVGHSSNEIYAPGNYKFAFVLLSDLDNGDVVELNYQGTRYVYQVYNKAVVSPNDFSLIDTSPSTPTLSLITCTPPGTSLNRLIVQAKQISPDPSTAAQAIPQKNSTQNKSGTLPGANAPTLLNRLTNIF, via the coding sequence ATGGACAGGCCACTCCACATACCACCCCGTGATACGCCCCATCCGCAACCGCACCAGGACGAGGCTACTGACTTAATCCGCAAACAGATTGCTCAGATCTACGATGAGAGCGATCAGAAGAGCGGAGCTACTCCCGTGCAACCACAGGTCCAGCCCTCAGCTCAAACCATTCCTCCGACCTACCAGCAGACCTATCGGGAAGAACCGCCGCAGCCACCACAACCCGACTGGCAGACGTACCACAACGCCTGGCAGAGCTACTATCAGCAGTACTACCAGCGCTACTATCTACACCAGCTACACGCCCAGAAGCAGCAAGAGGTCGGACAGGCAAGTCCAGCCAAAGAGACACCTATCCATCAGCCAACTGAAACGGTCACCGGTAAAGCCGAACAGGAAGAAGAGGATCTTAAAAAGATAAAGTCGCGACTAAGAAAGGACGTCGAAGAGAGAGCCAAAAAAGTTCGTCGTAGTCCACATTTCAAACCACTAGTTAGTGGACTTGTGGTGGGGTTGCTCTTCTTGCTTGTCCAGTTCAACAGCGTTATTGCTGCCGAGTTCGAGTATTACGTCAGCCCGGGCACCAAAACAGACCAGGGTGGCTCTATAATCATTGACCCGACAACCGCTGCCGACATCGGACCAAACCCCGAGATCATCATCCCGAAGATCGGGGTCGACGTGCCAGTTGTCTACGGTATCACTTCATATGACAACACCGACATCGAAAACGGCCTTGAAAACGGGGTTGTCCACTACGGCACGACGACGTATCCGGGTCAGATAGGCAACGACGTCATTGTCGGCCACTCCAGCAACGAAATCTATGCACCAGGTAACTACAAGTTCGCGTTTGTCCTGCTTAGTGACCTCGATAACGGTGATGTCGTCGAGTTGAACTACCAGGGAACTCGCTATGTCTATCAGGTCTATAACAAAGCAGTTGTCTCGCCGAACGACTTCTCACTGATCGACACCAGCCCATCGACACCTACGCTCTCCCTGATCACCTGCACGCCGCCAGGAACTTCGCTAAACCGACTGATCGTTCAGGCCAAGCAGATCAGCCCAGACCCGTCTACAGCCGCACAGGCGATTCCACAAAAAAACAGTACCCAGAATAAGTCAGGGACGTTACCGGGAGCAAATGCTCCAACGCTTCTTAACCGGCTGACAAATATCTTCTAA
- a CDS encoding deoxyribonuclease IV: MLFGAHLSTAGDLPGLPKRARDIGCDAVQFFAGNPRGWQQKVYTKEEGERFQAACKEQNMIPFIHMLYLTSYGTTDEALRRKSIDGLGNMLTTGTTLGCIGVVTHLGSHKGDGFDSRVQALADGLLEAVEIDKGGSCYAVLENSAGAGGNMGNSFEELAEIFKRTGRHPRIKFCLDTAHMFTSGIDFRTKAGCDKMLDDFDRLIGLEHLVVMHINDSKADFDTHRDRHENIGDGYIGRDGFKAILTHPKLKTIPGILEVPGLEGKGPDKANLDRLRAIVKDA; the protein is encoded by the coding sequence ATGTTATTCGGTGCCCATCTTTCAACCGCCGGTGATCTGCCCGGCCTTCCGAAGCGAGCTCGGGATATCGGTTGCGATGCCGTCCAGTTCTTTGCCGGCAATCCGCGAGGCTGGCAGCAGAAAGTCTACACCAAGGAAGAAGGTGAGCGTTTTCAGGCGGCCTGCAAGGAGCAGAACATGATTCCGTTCATCCACATGCTCTATCTAACAAGCTACGGAACGACCGACGAAGCCTTACGACGAAAGTCCATCGACGGGCTTGGCAATATGCTGACGACTGGGACAACACTCGGTTGTATCGGCGTGGTGACTCATCTTGGTTCACACAAAGGAGACGGCTTCGACTCGCGCGTTCAGGCCCTTGCTGACGGGCTTCTTGAAGCGGTTGAGATAGACAAGGGTGGAAGCTGTTACGCAGTCCTCGAAAACTCAGCCGGCGCTGGTGGCAATATGGGCAACAGCTTTGAGGAACTAGCCGAAATCTTTAAGCGTACAGGCAGGCATCCTCGGATCAAGTTCTGTCTTGATACCGCCCATATGTTTACTTCCGGGATAGACTTCAGGACTAAGGCTGGCTGCGACAAGATGCTCGACGATTTTGATCGTCTTATTGGCCTCGAGCACCTCGTCGTTATGCATATCAACGACTCGAAAGCCGACTTCGATACGCACCGTGACCGGCACGAGAATATCGGTGACGGCTACATCGGCCGCGACGGCTTTAAAGCTATCTTGACCCACCCGAAGCTCAAAACGATCCCTGGTATCCTCGAAGTACCAGGACTTGAAGGCAAGGGCCCAGATAAAGCTAATCTCGATCGTCTCAGGGCAATCGTTAAAGACGCATAG
- a CDS encoding glycosyltransferase family A protein, whose product MKTFIVIPVYNEEAAIAECLKSVTAQTVPFDGIVVVDNNCRDRTMEIVRQYPQVTIVEEPQQGMSFARSCGFDYAAHHGADILCRIDADVRLPENYNEVVQEYFKVPGHFKTVAITGPLRIYDSSLKHFLHLESHMIGSLTKRFMGGKVFIRGCNMVLRAETWLQIRRQMSGLERIHEDMDISYQAAKCGQNVFVSDLIAYVSSRTYIKSPRRSANYVWRWVYSFYYLRSS is encoded by the coding sequence ATGAAAACGTTTATTGTCATACCCGTCTACAACGAAGAGGCTGCGATTGCCGAATGCCTCAAGTCTGTGACGGCTCAAACTGTCCCCTTTGACGGCATCGTAGTCGTTGACAACAACTGCCGTGACAGAACTATGGAGATCGTCAGGCAGTACCCGCAGGTCACAATTGTCGAGGAACCCCAACAAGGAATGTCGTTTGCCCGTAGCTGTGGCTTTGACTATGCGGCCCATCACGGAGCGGATATTCTCTGCCGGATCGATGCCGACGTCCGACTGCCAGAAAACTACAACGAGGTTGTCCAGGAATACTTTAAAGTGCCTGGCCACTTCAAGACAGTCGCCATTACCGGGCCTTTACGGATCTACGATTCGTCACTCAAGCACTTCTTGCATCTGGAGAGCCATATGATCGGTAGCCTGACCAAACGTTTCATGGGCGGTAAGGTCTTCATCAGGGGCTGCAATATGGTCTTGCGTGCTGAGACCTGGCTGCAGATCCGTCGGCAGATGTCAGGCTTGGAGCGCATCCATGAGGATATGGATATAAGTTATCAGGCGGCTAAGTGTGGGCAGAACGTCTTCGTGTCGGATCTCATCGCCTACGTCTCATCACGGACGTATATTAAATCTCCTCGTCGCTCAGCGAACTACGTCTGGCGCTGGGTCTATAGTTTTTATTATCTACGTTCAAGCTAG
- a CDS encoding cob(I)yrinic acid a,c-diamide adenosyltransferase: MFDDYKTKESVVLVYTGESKGKTSASIGLMCRALGNDWRVAYIQFIKHWEVGEHKFIRRIQPVFEDKLTFYKGGKGFYNAGEMSAKNVSEAEHRQAAQETYNFALHCLRSGDYDLVICDEINNALHDGLLNDEQYKTLITERASKTSLCLTGRNFPREFIDLVDIATSMTKIKHHFDEKYLANKGIDF, encoded by the coding sequence ATGTTCGATGATTACAAGACCAAGGAGAGCGTGGTTCTTGTTTACACCGGAGAAAGCAAAGGCAAGACAAGCGCTAGTATTGGCCTGATGTGCCGGGCACTTGGTAACGACTGGCGGGTAGCGTATATCCAGTTCATCAAGCACTGGGAGGTTGGGGAGCACAAGTTCATACGCAGGATCCAGCCCGTCTTTGAGGATAAACTGACCTTCTACAAGGGCGGTAAAGGCTTTTACAACGCTGGAGAGATGAGCGCCAAAAACGTCTCCGAAGCCGAGCATAGGCAAGCCGCTCAAGAGACCTACAATTTTGCCCTCCACTGCCTCCGCTCGGGCGACTATGACCTCGTCATATGTGATGAGATTAATAACGCTCTTCACGATGGGCTACTTAACGACGAGCAGTACAAGACACTGATAACTGAGCGGGCTTCAAAGACAAGCCTCTGTCTGACGGGTCGAAACTTCCCGAGGGAGTTTATCGACCTGGTTGACATCGCCACTTCGATGACCAAGATAAAGCATCACTTTGACGAGAAATATCTAGCCAATAAGGGAATTGACTTCTAA